In a single window of the Raphanus sativus cultivar WK10039 chromosome 9, ASM80110v3, whole genome shotgun sequence genome:
- the LOC108827057 gene encoding protein SRG1: MEAEGETQWSSLLVPSVLEIVKDNNFTTVPPRYLRSDQDKTETSDDSRLSSEIPIIDMQRLCSLSSIDAELEKLDLACQDWGFFQLVNHGIDSSFLETLESEVQDLFNLPMEEKKKLWQRSGEFEGFGQVNIVSEDQKLDWGDMFILTTEPVTSRKSHLFSKLPPSFRETVERYSSEVKSIAKILFEKMACVLEVKREEMEDLFGDVWQSIKINYYPPCPQPDEVIGLTPHSDAAGLTILLQVNQVEGLQIKKDGKWVVVKPLRDALVVNVGEILEIITNGRYQSIEHRVMVNSEKERLSVAMFHSPGKETVIGPAKSLVEKHQQGSLFKSMSTQEFFDAFFAQKLNGKSHLDLMTLDPSS, from the exons ATGGAGGCTGAAGGAGAAACACAGTGGAGCTCTCTCCTGGTCCCTTCTGTTCTAGAGATCGTGAAAGATAACAACTTCACAACCGTTCCTCCGAGGTATCTTCGGTCTGATCAAGACAAAACAGAGACTTCAGATGATTCTCGTCTGAGCTCAGAGATTCCAATCATCGACATGCAACGCTTGTGCTCTCTTTCCTCCATTGATGCAGAGCTAGAGAAGCTCGATCTCGCTTGCCAAGATTGGGGTTTTTTTCAA CTGGTCAACCATGGGATAGATTCTTCTTTTCTTGAAACGTTAGAGTCAGAGGTTCAAGATCTCTTCAACCTCCCcatggaagagaagaagaagctctgGCAGAGGAGCGGCGAGTTCGAAGGGTTCGGACAGGTGAACATCGTGTCCGAGGATCAGAAACTCGACTGGGGAGATATGTTCATCCTCACCACCGAACCGGTTACATCGCGCAAGTCTCACTTGTTCTCCAAGTTACCTCCTTCTTTCAGAGAAACCGTGGAGAGGTACTCCTCTGAAGTGAAGAGCATAGCTAAGATCCTCTTTGAGAAAATGGCGTGTGTTCTCGAGGTTAAACGCGAAGAGATGGAGGATTTGTTTGGAGATGTTTGGCAATCTATCAAGATCAACTACTATCCGCCGTGTCCACAGCCAGATGAAGTTATCGGGTTGACTCCACATTCAGACGCTGCAGGTCTCACGATACTATTGCAGGTGAATCAGGTGGAAGGGCTCCAGATCAAGAAAGATGGCAAGTGGGTTGTGGTGAAACCGCTTCGAGATGCTTTAGTTGTTAATGTTGGTGAGATCCTAGAG ATCATAACCAACGGGAGATATCAAAGCATAGAGCATAGAGTGATGGTGAATTCAGAGAAAGAGAGGTTATCTGTTGCAATGTTTCACAGTCCCGGAAAGGAGACAGTGATTGGTCCGGCGAAAAGCCTTGTGGAGAAGCACCAGCAGGGAAGCTTGTTCAAAAGTATGAGCACACAAGAGTTCTTTGATGCCTTCTTTGCTCAGAAGCTCAATGGAAAATCACACCTTGATCTTATGACCTTGGACCCTTCATCATAA
- the LOC108828623 gene encoding solanesyl diphosphate synthase 1, chloroplastic, giving the protein MMMTSCRNIDLGTSVLDLISCGCGRRQFLLGNFPKSVCTARSYGGGGGNLVFLRRDLGRSCRAVPTKPKEISLVNGIGEAKTVSFDLRQETSKQPISLSSLFEVVADDLQTLNDNLLSIVGAENPVLISAAEQIFGAGGKRMRPGLVFLVSRATAELAGLKELTTEHRRLGEIIEMIHTASLIHDDVLDESDMRRGKETVHELFGTRVAVLAGDFMFAQASWYLANLENLEVIKLISQVIKDFASGEIKQASSLFDCDVTLQDYLLKSYYKTASLVAASTKGAAIFSRVQTDVTEQMYEFGKNLGLSFQVVDDILDFTQSSEQLGKPAGSDLGKGNLTAPVIFALEKEPRLREIIESEFCEEGSLEEAIELVREGGGIRRAQELAREKADEALKNLQCLPQSGFRSALEEMVMFNLERID; this is encoded by the exons ATGATGATGACGTCGTGTCGGAACATAGACTTGGGTACGAGTGTGCTTGATCTGATCTCATGTGGCTGTGGTCGTCGTCAGTTTCTCTTAGGCAACTTTCCCAAGTCTGTTTGTACGGCGAGAAGCTACGGCGGCGGCGGAGGGAATCTTGTGTTTCTCCGGCGTGACTTGGGGAGGAGTTGCAGAGCTGTTCCGACAAAACCCAAAGAGATCTCTTTGGTCAACG GAATAGGTGAAGCCAAAACGGTGAGTTTTGATTTGAGGCAAGAGACCTCAAAGCAGCCTATCTCATTGTCGAGTCTGTTTGAGGTTGTAGCTGATGATCTGCAGACGTTGAATGACAATCTTTTATCG ATTGTGGGTGCAGAGAATCCGGTTTTGATATCTGCAGCTGAGCAAATCTTCGGAGCTGGTGGTAAAAGAATGAGACCCGGTTTGGTGTTCCTCGTATCACGAGCCACTGCAGAGCTAGCTGGCCTTAA GGAACTTACAACGGAACATAGGCGTTTGGGTGAGATCATTGAGATGATTCACACTGCGAGCTTGATACATGATGATGTGTTAGATGAGAGTGATATGCGCAGAg GAAAGGAAACAGTTCACGAACTATTTGGCACAAGAGTAGCTGTATTAGCTGGTGATTTCATGTTTGCTCAAGCATCATGGTACTTAGCCAACCTCGAGAACCTTGAAGTTATCAAGCTCATAAGTCAG GTGATCAAAGACTTTGCTAGCGGAGAGATAAAGCAAGCGTCGAGTCTGTTTGACTGTGACGTTACGCTACAAGACTACTTGCTCAAGAGTTACTACAAGACAGCCTCGCTGGTGGCTGCAAGCACCAAAGGAGCCGCCATCTTCAGCAGAGTCCAGACCGATGTGACAGAGCAAATGTATGAGTTCGGGAAGAATCTCGGCCTCTCTTTCCAAGTAGTCGACGACATTTTGGACTTCACTCAGTCGTCAGAGCAGCTAGGGAAGCCAGCAGGGAGTGATTTGGGTAAAGGTAACTTAACCGCGCCTGTGATTTTCGCGCTGGAGAAGGAGCCGAGGTTGAGAGAGATAATAGAGTCTGAGTTTTGTGAGGAGGGTTCGCTGGAAGAAGCCATCGAGTTGGTGAGAGAAGGTGGTGGGATCAGAAGAGCACAAGAGTTGGCTAGGGAGAAAGCTGATGAGGCTTTGAAGAATTTGCAGTGCTTGCCTCAGAGTGGCTTCAGGTCGGCTCTAGAAGAAATGGTAATGTTTAATCTCGAAAGAATCGATTAG
- the LOC108826261 gene encoding receptor-like serine/threonine-protein kinase At1g78530, with protein sequence MANAKETTLYITISVIVFVIGKIVIALLLYKRWKRKHTVHENGFPVKGGGKMVMFRSPLLNSVSSDLFMKKTHKLSNKDILGSGGFGTVYRLAIDESTAFAVKRLNRGDSERDGGFHRELESMADIKHRNIVTLHGYYTSPHFNLLIYELMPNGSLDSYLHGRKSGDGKVLDWAARYKIAVGAARGISYLHHDCIPHIIHRDIKSSNILLDHNMEARVSDFGLATLMEPDKTHVSTFVAGTFGYLAPEYFDTGKATMKGDIYSFGVVLLELLTGRRPTDDEFFEEGTKLVTWVKGVVRDQRAEVVIDNRISGSPVQEMNDVFGIAMMCLEPEPAVRPTMTEVVKLLEYISL encoded by the exons ATGGCTAATGCAAAGGAAACAACTCTTTACATAACAATCTCTGTGATTGTTTTTGTCATTGGCAAGATTGTAATAGCTCTTCTTCTCTACAAGAGATGGAAGAGAAAACATACAGTTCATGAAAATGGTTTTCCAG ttAAAGGAGGTGGGAAGATGGTGATGTTTAGGTCTCCATTACTAAACTCTGTTTCCTCAGACTTGTTTATGAAGAAAACACATAAGCTGAGTAACAAAGACATTCTTGGTTCTGGAGGTTTTGGAACTGTTTACAGATTAGCCATTGATGAGTCTACAGCTTTTGCTGTGAAGAGACTAAACAGAGGAGACTCTGAGAGAGACGGAGGGTTTCATAGAGAATTAGAATCAATGGCTGATATAAAACACAGGAACATTGTAACTCTCCATGGTTACTACACCTCTCCTCATTTCAATCTCCTCATCTATGAGCTCATGCCTAACGGAAGCTTGGATTCTTATCTACACG GAAGAAAATCTGGAGATGGAAAGGTTTTGGATTGGGCGGCTAGGTATAAAATAGCGGTTGGAGCGGCTAGAGGGATATCTTATCTTCATCATGATTGCATTCCTCATATTATCCATAGAGATATCAAATCTAGTAACATACTTCTTGATCATAACATGGAAGCTAGGGTTTCGGATTTCGGTTTAGCCACTTTGATGGAGCCAGACAAGACTCATGTCTCGACGTTTGTTGCTGGAACGTTTGGATACTTAGCTCCTG AGTATTTTGACACCGGTAAAGCAACAATGAAAGGAGATATTTACAGTTTTGGAGTTGTACTTCTTGAGCTTTTAACCGGAAGAAGACCAACAGATGATGAGTTTTTTGAAGAAGGAACAAAGCTTGTTACTTGG GTAAAAGGAGTGGTAAGAGACCAAAGAGCAGAGGTGGTGATAGATAACAGAATAAGTGGATCACCGGTTCAAGAGATGAATGATGTGTTTGGTATAGCTATGATGTGTCTTGAACCGGAACCGGCTGTTAGACCGACCATGACCGAGGTTGTCAAATTGCTTGAATACATTAGCCTTTAG
- the LOC108826908 gene encoding uncharacterized protein LOC108826908, translated as MEAALRLFKLSFLLSLILGNSGVIGSRTLPDLASGPGGKFPSPCNRIECPTYELVSSENGYEIRRYNTSVWISTEPIKDTSLVKASRNGFSQLFYYIHGKNDKSQTIEMTAPVITQVSPSDGPSSESNFTLSYYVPRKYQADPPPAKNVHVQRWDTRYVAVKQFDGYVSDDNAAKEAAELEESLKGTDWGKAIAKSRETGGVGFSSAYTVAQYNAPYELFFRVNEIWMSFQIDK; from the exons ATGGAAGCAGCTCTGAGACTCTTCAAACTATCGTTCCTTCTTAGCCTTATCTTGGGAAACTCTGGCGTCATCGGTTCTCGTACCCTACCCGATCTCGCTTCTGGCCCAGGTGGGAAGTTTCCGTCGCCGTGTAACCGAATAGAGTGTCCAACCTACGAGTTGGTCAGCTCCGAAAACGGCTACGAGATTCGCCGTTACAATACGTCCGTGTGGATTTCAACAGAGCCCATTAAAGACACCTCTCTCGTCAAAGCTTCACGAAACGGTTTTAGCCA ATTGTTTTATTACATTCACGGGAAGAACGATAAAAGCCAGACGATAGAGATGACAGCTCCAGTTATCACTCAAGTCTCTCCGAGCGACGGTCCGTCAAGTGAATCCAACTTCACTCTATCATATTATGTTCCTAGAAAATACCAAGCTGATCCACCTCCGGCGAAGAACGTACACGTACAGAGATGGGACACGAGGTATGTTGCCGTGAAGCAATTCGACGGATACGTGTCGGATGACAATGCCGCGAAAGAAGCGGCGGAGCTGGAGGAGAGCCTAAAAGGTACCGACTGGGGCAAGGCAATTGCTAAAAGCCGAGAAACAGGTGGTGTCGGATTTAGTTCGGCTTACACGGTGGCGCAATACAACGCACCGTACGAGTTGTTCTTTCGGGTTAATGAGATTTGGATGTCGTTTCAGATTGACAAATGA
- the LOC108827055 gene encoding trifunctional UDP-glucose 4,6-dehydratase/UDP-4-keto-6-deoxy-D-glucose 3,5-epimerase/UDP-4-keto-L-rhamnose-reductase RHM1 produces the protein MASPYTPKNILITGAAGFIASHVANRLIRTYPHYKVVVLDKLDYCSNLKNLNPSKNSPNFKFVKGDIASADLVNHLLVTERIDTIMHFAAQTHVDNSFGNSFEFTKNNIYGTHVLLEACKVTAGQVKRFIHVSTDEVYGETDEDALVGNHEASQLLPTNPYSATKAGAEMLVMAYGRSYGLPVITTRGNNVYGPNQFPEKLIPKFILLAMRGKVLPIHGDGSNVRSYLYCEDVAEAFEVILHKGEVGHVYNIGTKKERRVNDVARDVCKLFGVDPEKSIKFVENRPFNDQRYFLDDEKLKKLGWSERTTWEEGLRKTKEWYTQNPEWWGDVSGALLPHPRMLMMPGGRGHFDGSEESSLVTDEKPSQRNHMVVPSLRSAPQKLSLKFLIYGKTGWIGGLLGKICEKQGIAYEYGKGRLEDRASLLQDVVSVKPTHVFNSAGVTGRPNVDWCESHKTETIRANVAGTLTLADVCRENGLLMMNFATGCIFEYDENHPEGSGVGFKEEDTPNFTGSFYSKTKAMVEELLKEFDNVCTLRVRMPISSDLNNPRNFITKISRYNKVVNIPNSMTVLDELLPISIEMAKRNLRGIWNFTNPGVVSHNEILEMYRDYINPEFKWANFTLEEQAKVIVAPRSNNEMDASKLKKEFPELLSIKESLIKYAFEPNKKT, from the coding sequence ATGGCTTCTCCGTACACGCCCAAGAACATACTCATCACCGGAGCAGCCGGTTTCATCGCCTCCCACGTGGCGAACAGGCTAATCCGAACCTACCCTCACTACAAGGTCGTCGTCCTCGACAAGCTCGACTACTGCTCCAACCTCAAGAACCTCAACCCTTCAAAAAACTCCCCGAACTTCAAGTTCGTGAAAGGAGACATCGCCAGCGCCGACCTCGTCAACCACCTCCTCGTCACCGAACGCATCGACACCATCATGCACTTCGCCGCCCAGACCCACGTCGACAACTCCTTCGGCAACTCCTTCGAGTTCACCAAGAACAACATCTACGGCACCCACGTCCTCCTCGAGGCCTGCAAGGTCACGGCCGGGCAGGTCAAGAGGTTTATCCACGTCAGCACAGACGAGGTTTACGGGGAGACTGATGAGGACGCGCTCGTGGGGAACCACGAGGCGTCCCAGCTTCTCCCCACCAACCCTTACTCCGCGACCAAGGCGGGCGCGGAGATGCTTGTGATGGCGTATGGGAGGTCTTACGGCCTCCCAGTGATCACCACTCGTGGGAACAATGTCTACGGGCCGAATCAGTTTCCCGAGAAGCTGATTCCCAAGTTTATTTTGCTGGCGATGAGAGGGAAGGTGCTGCCGATTCATGGGGATGGTTCCAACGTGAGGAGTTATCTTTACTGCGAGGACGTGGCTGAGGCCTTTGAGGTGATTCTCCATAAAGGAGAGGTGGGGCATGTTTATAACATTGGGACTAAGAAGGAGAGGAGAGTGAACGACGTGGCGAGAGATGTTTGCAAGCTCTTTGGGGTGGACCCTGAGAAGAGTATTAAGTTCGTTGAGAACAGGCCTTTTAATGATCAGAGGTATTTTCTTGATGAcgagaagctgaagaagctggGGTGGTCTGAGAGGACGACGTGGGAGGAAGGGTTGAGGAAGACTAAGGAGTGGTACACTCAGAACCCTGAGTGGTGGGGTGATGTCTCTGGAGCGTTGCTTCCTCATCCCAGGATGCTGATGATGCCTGGAGGGAGAGGACACTTCGATGGTTCCGAGGAGAGTTCTTTAGTAACTGATGAGAAGCCGAGTCAGAGGAACCACATGGTGGTTCCAAGCCTAAGGAGCGCACCGCAGAAGCTTTCTCTCAAGTTCTTGATTTACGGGAAGACGGGATGGATCGGTGGTTTGCTTGGGAAGATATGTGAGAAGCAAGGGATTGCTTACGAGTATGGGAAGGGGAGGTTGGAGGATAGAGCGTCTCTTCTGCAGGATGTTGTGAGTGTTAAGCCGACTCATGTTTTCAACTCGGCTGGTGTGACTGGGAGACCTAACGTTGACTGGTGTGAGTCTCACAAGACGGAGACTATCCGTGCCAACGTGGCTGGGACTTTGACTCTAGCTGATGTCTGCAGAGAGAATGGTCTTCTCATGATGAACTTCGCTACCGGTTGTATATTCGAGTATGATGAGAACCATCCCGAAGGTTCAGGGGTTGGGTTCAAGGAGGAAGACACTCCCAACTTCACTGGCTCCTTCTACTCAAAAACCAAAGCCATGGTGGAGGAGCTGCTCAAGGAGTTTGACAACGTGTGCACGTTACGAGTGAGGATGCCTATCTCTTCGGATCTAAACAACCCACGCAACTTCATCACCAAGATCTCTAGGTACAACAAAGTAGTGAACATTCCGAACAGCATGACTGTGCTTGACGAGCTTTTACCGATCTCCATAGAGATGGCGAAGAGGAACTTGAGAGGGATATGGAACTTCACGAACCCCGGGGTGGTGAGTCACAACGAGATCCTGGAGATGTACAGAGACTACATCAACCCGGAGTTCAAATGGGCGAACTTCACGTTGGAGGAGCAAGCTAAAGTCATTGTGGCTCCGAGAAGTAACAACGAGATGGATGCTTCTAAGTTGAAGAAAGAGTTCCCTGAGCTACTCTCCATCAAGGAGTCTTTGATCAAGTATGCGTTTGAACCAAACAAGAAGACTTAG
- the LOC108827056 gene encoding probable sodium/metabolite cotransporter BASS1, chloroplastic, with translation MASSVVSLSLSNGTTTPQLKANSFRKFKLAQVHLRRISCSTSREISLESRRRVAPSLTCKQRRSVELLTRCGGVSSSSGDFPTEKGRSFGEWVEFVGEAVSTAFPVWVSVGCLLGLVKPGAFNWVTPDLTIIGLTITMLGMGMTLTLDDLRGALKMPKELFAGFLLQYSVMPLSAFLVSKLLNLPSHYAAGLILVGCCPGGTASNIVTYIARGNVALSVLMTAASTLSAVIMTPLLTAKLAKQYVAVDALGLVKSTLQVVLLPVLAGAFMNQYFQRVVKFVSPLMAPIAVGTVAILCGTAIGQNASAILTSGKQVVMACVLLHLSGFLFGYLLSRLLRIDVASSRTVSIEVGMQNSVLGLVLAAEHFGNPLTAVPCAVSSVCHSIIGSVLAGVWRRSAPKQLED, from the exons ATGGCCTCCTCCGTGGTTTCTCTCTCCCTCTCGAACGGAACAACGACGCCGCAATTGAAAGCGAACTCCTTTCGAAAGTTTAAACTCGCTCAAGTGCATCTTCGGCGAATCTCTTGTTCGACGAGTCGCGAGATATCTCTCGAGTCGCGTCGCCGAGTGGCTCCTTCCCTTACGTGTAAGCAGCGAAGAAGTGTCGAACTTTTAACTCGATGCGGAGGAGTTTCGTCGTCGAGCGGCGACTTCCCTACTGAGAAAGGGAGGAGCTTTGGGGAGTGGGTGGAGTTTGTGGGAGAGGCGGTGTCGACGGCGTTTCCGGTGTGGGTTTCGGTGGGGTGTTTGCTGGGGCTGGTGAAGCCGGGGGCTTTCAATTGGGTCACTCCCGATTTGACCATTATAGGTCTCACCATCACCATGCTCGGAATGGGGATGACGTTGACTCTCGATGATCTCCGCGGCGCGTTGAAGATGCCTAAAGAGCTCTTCGCTGGCTTTCTCTTGCAGTACTCG GTCATGCCATTATCAGCATTTCTAGTGAGTAAGCTCTTGAATTTGCCATCACATTATGCTGCCGGTCTCATATTGGTTGGTTGCTGTCCAGGCG GTACGGCAAGTAATATAGTCACTTACATTGCAcg TGGGAATGTTGCACTATCAGTGTTGATGACAGCAGCTAGTACTCTTTCAGCTGTG ATCATGACGCCGCTTCTTACAGCTAAGCTTGCCAAACAATACGTCGCAGTTGATGCTCTTGGATTAGTAAAGTCAACACTAcag GTGGTTCTTCTCCCAGTGCTGGCTGGTGCATTTATGAATCAGTACTTTCAAAGGGTGGTGAAGTTTGTTTCTCCTCTTATGGCACCGATTGCGGTTGGAACGGTCGCGATTCTCTGCGGGACTGCTATTGGTCAGAACGCTTCTGCGATACTCACGTCCGGGAAACAAGTGGTCATGGCTTGTGTCCTTCTTCACCTCTCTGGTTTCCTCTTTGGCTATCTGCTCTCGAGATTGCTCAGAATTGATGTGGCTTCGTCGAGAACTGTCTCTATCGAAGTTGGCATGCAG AACTCGGTGCTTGGACTAGTTCTGGCGGCAGAGCATTTTGGAAATCCGCTGACTGCAGTACCGTGCGCTGTTTCTAGCGTCTGTCACTCCATCATCGGTAGCGTCTTGGCTGGTGTCTGGAGACGGAGTGCCCCTAAACAGCTTGAAGActga
- the LOC108826726 gene encoding glucan endo-1,3-beta-glucosidase, translating to MTDHLLIIYIYKRFVEEFSLRKKSNNMAKTWMCLCFLIFFYLSSEINFIKVNAEMKTWCVAKPSSDQAALLDNINYACSHVDCRVISSGCPCYSPGNLINHASVAMNLYYQAHGRNYWNCNFKNSGLIVITNPSYGNCYYDYK from the exons atgactGATCACTTGCTCatcatttatatatacaaaagatTTGTAGAAGAATTCTCACtcagaaaaaaatctaacaacATGGCTAAAACATGGATGTGCCTTTgcttcctcatcttcttctaCCTCTCGTCAG AAATAAACTTTATCAAAGTCAACGCAGAG ATGAAGACATGGTGTGTGGCTAAACCTTCTTCGGACCAAGCAGCACTTCTAGATAACATAAACTACGCATGTTCTCATGTTGATTGTCGCGTTATATCGAGTGGATGTCCATGTTACTCCCCCGGTAATCTCATAAACCATGCTTCTGTCGCCATGAATCTTTACTACCAAGCTCATGGAAGGAACTATTGGAACTGCAACTTCAAGAACTCTGGACTCATTGTCATAACTAATCCAA GCTATGGAAACTGCTACTATGACTACAAATGA